In Desulfocurvus vexinensis DSM 17965, a genomic segment contains:
- a CDS encoding histone deacetylase family protein, whose protein sequence is MLEAKNRLGIVFFPAFDWSISPTHPEREERLLYTQDQLLEEGLFDIDGVTEHRPEVATLADVERVHFCLPDVASVATQSHLISAGGAIKAARLVMEREEEKAFALVRPPGHHAMKFVHGNRGFCNMNIEAVMVEWIRETYGPRRVAIVDTDCHHGDGTQDIYWHDPDTLFISLHQDGRTLYPGTGFPLELGGPGAYGKTINVPLPPQTSDEGFLHVLDHVVLPLLDDFKPDLVINSAGQDNHFSDPITNMNFSARGYALLSERLNPDIAVLEGGYAIQGALPYVNLGLCLAMAGLDYQGVVEPGYDAGRLRQPDKVTDYIKRLCDDVRGLYFNPPRERMQGEECDGFRVRHKDIYYDTDDIRESQVESVLLCCDCPGVVRIESWSTAHPLSVGVEIPQRACDRCHARGVQLFEQALVKGGYRFAQLIDRRGKVYRQSGF, encoded by the coding sequence ATGCTTGAGGCCAAGAATCGTCTGGGGATCGTCTTTTTTCCGGCCTTCGATTGGTCCATCAGCCCCACGCATCCCGAGCGGGAGGAGCGGCTGCTCTACACGCAGGACCAGCTGCTGGAGGAGGGCCTGTTCGACATCGACGGCGTGACGGAGCACCGGCCCGAGGTGGCGACGCTGGCGGACGTGGAGCGCGTGCATTTCTGCCTGCCCGACGTGGCCAGCGTGGCCACGCAGTCGCACCTGATTTCGGCGGGCGGGGCCATCAAGGCCGCGCGGCTGGTCATGGAGCGCGAGGAGGAGAAGGCCTTTGCCCTGGTGCGGCCCCCGGGGCACCACGCCATGAAGTTCGTCCACGGCAACCGGGGTTTTTGCAACATGAACATCGAGGCCGTGATGGTGGAGTGGATCCGCGAGACCTACGGCCCGCGGCGGGTGGCCATCGTGGACACCGACTGCCACCACGGCGACGGCACCCAGGACATCTACTGGCACGACCCCGACACGCTGTTCATCTCGCTGCACCAGGACGGGCGCACCCTGTACCCGGGCACGGGCTTCCCCCTGGAGCTGGGCGGGCCCGGGGCCTACGGCAAGACCATCAACGTGCCCCTGCCGCCGCAGACCTCCGACGAAGGCTTCCTGCACGTGCTCGACCATGTCGTGCTGCCGCTGCTGGACGACTTCAAGCCCGACCTAGTCATCAATTCGGCGGGGCAGGACAACCACTTCTCCGACCCCATCACGAACATGAATTTCTCGGCCCGGGGCTACGCGCTGCTCAGCGAGCGGCTCAACCCGGACATCGCCGTGCTCGAGGGCGGCTACGCCATCCAGGGCGCGCTGCCCTACGTGAACCTTGGGCTGTGCCTGGCCATGGCCGGGCTGGACTACCAGGGCGTGGTGGAGCCGGGCTACGACGCCGGGCGGCTGCGCCAGCCGGACAAGGTCACCGACTACATCAAGCGGCTGTGCGACGACGTGCGTGGGCTGTACTTCAACCCCCCGCGCGAGCGGATGCAGGGCGAGGAGTGCGACGGCTTCCGCGTGCGTCACAAGGACATCTACTACGACACCGACGACATCCGCGAGTCGCAGGTGGAGTCGGTGCTGCTCTGCTGCGACTGCCCGGGGGTGGTGCGCATCGAGTCGTGGTCCACGGCGCATCCGCTGTCCGTGGGCGTGGAGATCCCCCAGCGCGCATGCGACCGCTGCCACGCCCGGGGCGTGCAGCTTTTCGAGCAGGCCCTGGTCAAGGGCGGCTACCGCTTCGCCCAGCTCATCGACCGCCGGGGCAAGGTCTACCGCCAGTCGGGGTTCTAG